Proteins encoded in a region of the Zea mays cultivar B73 chromosome 4, Zm-B73-REFERENCE-NAM-5.0, whole genome shotgun sequence genome:
- the LOC100193848 gene encoding uncharacterized protein isoform X1 — translation MSNGGNRSRGGARFELQLHLSPPPPARRVEVDGGGDGSDSSSSPSSCVSSDGSPGSKSPMVIGACTRCMMYCMVAKKDFPTCINCKQPCLVDLLHCSGAGGSGGKAK, via the coding sequence ATGAGCAACGGTGGTAACCGCAGCAGGGGCGGCGCGAGGTTCGAGCTGCAGCTGCAcctgtcgccgccgccgccggctagGAGGGTGGAGGTGGACGGCGGAGGCGACGGCAGCGACTCGTCGTCGTCCCCGAGCTCGTGCGTGTCGTCGGACGGCAGCCCAGGGAGCAAGTCGCCGATGGTGATCGGCGCCTGCACGCGGTGCATGATGTACTGCATGGTGGCCAAGAAGGACTTCCCCACCTGCATCAACTGCAAGCAGCCCTGCCTCGTGGACCTCCTCCACTGCTCTGGcgccggcggcagcggcggcaaggccaAGTGA